The Ectothiorhodospiraceae bacterium 2226 region CGACAAGCGTCGGCGCAGCGAGCGCAAACGGGCGCGGAGCTCGCCTGGGACGCATGACTAGGGCGCGTCCCGCACCCATTGATTTTCACGGCGTCAGCAGCTTAGGCTAGGTGCCTGCTTCAAGAAAGGGCGTCTGTAGCGGGTGCGGCCTAGCCTAGAAGGCCCGCGCCGGGTTTCAGGCGTTGGTGTCTGCCGGAGAAGGCGGACCCGCGCATGCGAACGAGGCCCCGGTGGGGCTTCGGCGCCGCCTGATAGGGGCACGCCTATGGAAAGGTGGAGGGAGTCGACAGGAGCGCGGCGGGGGCTGCAGGCCGGTCACGCGCTAGGTGCCGCCTGCGCCCTAGCGCTTTGTCTTCTGCTGCTGTCTCCGTTCCCCGTCTACGGCCAAGCGGAAACGCACACCGCGCCGCTGCGTTTCGGCGTGGTGCCGCAGCAGGTCCCGCGGCAGTCGGTGCGCAATTGGATGCCGCTGCTTCGCTACCTCGAGGCGCAAACCGGCTACCCGCTGCAGTTCCAGACGGCGCGCGACATCCCCACCTTCGAACAGCGCCTGCTACAGGGCGAATACGATCTCGCCTATCTGAACCCTTACCACTACATCGTATTCAACGCGACCACCGGCTATCTTCCTTTGGCGCGGGAGAACGTGCCGCTGCAGGGTATCGTGGTGGTGCAGGCCGAGGCCGCGATACGCGATCTGAAGGACTTGCGCGGTACGACCATCGCGTTCCCGGGCCCGGGCGCCGTGGCCGCCACGCTGGTGCCGCGGGCCTACCTCGCGCGACTCGGCATCCCGCACGAGGCGCAGTTCGTCGGCTCGCACGATTCGGTCTACCGCGCGGTGGCGCGCGGTCTGTTCCCGGCCGGCGGTGGGATACGGCGCACCTACGAGGCCTTGGATCCTGAGGTCAGTGGGCGCCTGCGCGTGCTGTGGAGTTCGCCGCCCCTTACGCCCCATCCGGTGGTGGTGCATCCCCGCGTCGAGGCCGAGGCAGTGGACGCGCTGCGGGCGGCATTGCTGCAGATGGGCAGCGACCCGGGGGGACGCGCAATCTTGAAAACACTCGGCTTTCAGCACTTTGAACCCGCCGAAGACGCTGACTACGACGACGTGCGTGCGCTCGATCTCGCGTTGCCGCGCAAGTTGGGGAAGTAAGGGTGTCCTTCCGGCTCAAGACGGTGCTCGGCATCGCGCTGATCGAAGCGGCGCTCTTGCTTGTGCTGATTGTCGTCAGCCTCAATTACCTACGGGTGTCCAACGAGCAGCAGTTCCTGACGCGCGCCGAGACCACCGCGCAGCTGTTCGCGACCACGGCCAAGGACGCGGTGCTGGTCACCGACGTGGCGCTGCTGGATACGCTGGTCGAGGAGGTGCTCACCAATCCCGGTGTGGTGTACGCGCGGGTGCTTGGGGCCGGGCGTGTGTTGGCCGAGGGCGGGGATCCGCGGGCGTTGGCACAGGCCCGCGCGGCCAACCGCTCGGTACGCGATGCGGACGACGGAGTGTACGACGTGCACGCCGAGTTGGCCGCCGACGGCGAAACCTATGGTCGCGTCGAGCTCGGCCTGACGGTGGCGCCGATCCAGGCCGTGCTGCGCGATGCCCGCAACCACGCGCTCTCCATTGCCGGTGTCGAGATGGTGCTGGTGGCTTTTTTCTCGCTGGTACTGGGTACCTACCTCACGCGCCAGCTCGGCGCCCTGCGCAGCGCTTCGCAGCGTGTGGCCGAGGGCGATTTCACTTCGCGGATCCCGGTGCAGGGCCGCGACGAACTCGCTCAGACGGCGTCGGCTTTCAACGCCATGGCCGCGCGCCTGCAAGAGGCGGGCGAGCAGCGGGCCCGCGCCGAGGAGGCCCTGCGGGCGCTCAACGAACAGCTGGAAGAGCGCGTGCGGGCGCGCACCGAGGAACTGGCCGAACTCAATCGCCAGCTGCATCACCGCGCCTTGCACGACGGCCTCACCGGTCTGCCCAACCGCAGCCTGTTTCACGATCGGCTGCACACCCAACTGGCCGCCGCCGAACGCAACGAGAGCCGTTTCGCCGTCGCGCTGCTCGATCTGAACCGCTTCAAGCAGATCAATGACGCCGAGGGGCACGCGGTGGGGGACCGCGTGCTGCAGGCGATCGCGCGGCGTCTGAGCGCCGTGCTGCGCGACGGCGACACCGTGGCGCGCCTCGGCGGCGACGAGTTCGCGCTGATTCTCCCCGCGGTGGTCGACGCGGAGGGTGCGCGCACCGCCGGCAGCCGCCTGCTGGCGGCGCTGTCGGCGCCGTTGCACGTCGCCGAACGGGATCTGCTGCCCGGCGGTAGCGTCGGCATGGCGCTGTATCCCGATCACGGGCACGAGCCGGAGCTCCTGCTGCGTCATGCCGATACGGCAATGTATCAGGCGAAGTTCGCCGGCACCGGGTTTGCCCTGTACCGGCCATTGCCGGCGCCGGTGGACGACGACGAGGCGCAGGCCTAGCGGCGGGCTCTGAGCGAGGGGCAGTGGACGTTGCGCTATCAGCCGCGCGGGGGTGATCGACACCTGGAGACGCTCGATGTCCTGGGCGTGCGTGTGGTGTTGGGACGATGTGCGCGCGCTGCAAGCGATGCAGTGGCGCGCCCTGGTTCAGGAGGCTCACCAGGCCGGCCTGGTGACGGTCGCCAAGGCTGTGGAACGAGTGCGGGAGTGGGAGCCGCTACGGGCCGTGGGCCGCCACGCGGCACAGGCTTATTACGTCGGTCCCCCGGCGCCGGCCGAGAAGGCATTGTTGCTCCTGGCGGTGGGCGCCGCCTCGCCCAAGGCCTCGCGCGCGTAGTCGGCGAGCTGCGCCGCGCGGTGCGCGGCCGTGTGTTCGGCCAGCACGCGGCGGCGAGCGGCCTCACCGATGCGCTGCCGCTCGTCGTCCGCGATTCGCCGCAGGTAGTCGCGCACCTCGCCCGACTCGCGCGCCACCAGGATCTCGCGCCCCGGCGTGAACAGCGTGTCGAGCCCGGCCCACCAGTCGCTGATGATCGGCGTGGCGCAGGCGGCCGCCTCGAACAGGCGCACGCTGGGTGCATAGCCCAGGCGGACCATGTCCGCGCGGGTGATGTTGAGCGTGTAGCGCTGCGCGTTATAGAACGCCGGGTGCTCGGCCGGCGGCAGGTGCTCGGTACGCGCCACGTTGGCCGGCCAGGCGATGTCGGCCGGGTAGAGAGGGCCGGCGACGATCATGCGTAGCGCCGTATCGGCGCGCGCCGGCGTGAGCAGCAGGCGCTCCAGCGGCGGTTGCCGGTCGGCGCTGTAGGTGCCCATGTAGCCGAGGTCCCAGCGCAGCGGCAGCGCCTGTGGCGTGTAGGCCTCGGCGTCCACCGAGCAGTACAAGGCGCGCGCGCGCGGCGCGCGGTAGTGCCGTTCCAGGTGCGTGAGCGTCGGGCCGCCGGTGAACGACAGGTAGATCCCGTAGCCCGGGATCAGCGCCGGAGAGAGATACTCGCAGGCGCCGCGCTTCAGGGCCGCCAGCGTGACCGGTGTATCGATGTCGTAGAACGCCACCAGCCCGCGCGCCTCGCGCTGCGCCCAGCGTCCCACCTCAATGCCGTCCGGTACGTAGGAGCCGACCACCACCACGTCGGCGTCGCGTACCGCATCGGCGTAGCGGTCCTTGAGCTCCTCGAGGCTGTCGTACAGCCGCGTCTGCCCGTAGGGTGGCGCCGGCAGGTCGCGCTGCGCGGCATACCAGGGCATGTCGCGCTCCAGGAACAGCACGCGGTGCCCTTGGGCGCACAGCTCGCGCACCAGGCCACGGTAGGTGGTGGCGTGCCCGTTGCCCCAGGAGGAGGTGATCGACAGGCCCAGGATGACCCAGTTCAGTGCACCGCTCATGCGCCGCCCACCGCGGTCCCGCTAACGCCCGCCGCCGAGCGGCCGTCGAGTAGCAGCTCGAGTTGCGCCGCGCGGTGGGCGTAGGTGTGCTCGGCCAGCACCCGGCGCAGGGCGGCCTGGCCGAGTGCGCGGGCGCGGCGCGCGTCCAGCGCGTCGAGGTGTTCGGCCACCTCGAGCCCGCTGCGCGCCACCAGCACCTCGCGGCCGGGCTCGAAGAAATACTCGATGCCCTCCCAGTGGTCGGTGATCAGGCAGGCGCCCGCGCCCGCCGCCTCGAACACCCGGGTGGCGGGTGAGTAGCCGTAACGCGCCATGCTCTCGCGGCTGATGTTCAGTACCGCGCGCGGGGTGCAGTTGAAGGCATTGTGGTCGCGCGTATAGACGTGGCCGAGGTAGCGCACGTTGTCCGGCCGCGCTTTGTCCTCCCAGCCGCTGCCGCCGAGCAGAAAGCGCTTGTGCGGGAGGCGCGTGGCGCAGGCGAGGAAGAAGTCCTCCACACGCGCCTCGCGATCGGGTAGTCGGTTGCCGAGGAAGCCGAGGTCGGCGGTGTAGCGCAGATCGGGAGCCACTGGGTAATGAGTGCTCGGGTCCAGCGCGTTGTAGATCGGCGTGCAGCTGCGCGCCCCGAGGGCCTCGTACGCCGCGCTCACGGGACGGCCGCCGCCATAGGTCAGCACCAGATCGTAGCGCGGAATCAGGGCGCGGAACGGGTTGTCCGGGTCGGCATGGATCGAGTCCAGCGTGGCGGGGGCGTCCACGTCCCAGAACGCGACCAGGCAGCGCTCATGGCGCAGCGCCAACACCGCGCGTTCGAGGTAGGCATCGAACACGCCGACGCCGCTCGCCTTGACGATCAGGTCGGCGGTCGAGGCCTCTTGCAGGGCACTGTCCACCTCGGCCGTCCCCTCGGCGGCATAGACCACCACGCGCGCCCAATCCGGGTCGGGCATGTCGCGGTGCTGCTGGCGCTCGAAGGCGTCGGGCTCGTAGAAGGTGATGGCGTGGCCGCGCGCGGCGAGCGCGCGCAGCATGCCGCGGTAATAGGTGGCGGCACCGTTCCAATACGCCGATACCAGGCTGGAGCCGAAGAAGGCGATGCGCATGGCTTAAGCACTCGCGCGCCGTCGCGCCTTGCCGATCAGTTCGGCGTGGATGGCCAGCAGTTCGTCCACCCGGTGCGCGCAGGTGTGGCGCGCGCGGATGGTCGCGAGACCATTGGCGGCCAGGCTGTGGCGCAGGTCCGCGTCGGCCATCAAGTTGGCGAGATGGGCCTGCATCTGGTTGCCGTTGCCGGCGACGAGGTAATCCTCGCCGGCCCTGAACAGCCCCTCGCTGTCCTCCCACGGCGCGCTGACCAGCGGGATGCCACAGGCCATCGCCTCGAACGGCCGGATGGTGGGAATGCCCGGCAGGACACGCGCGTACGGCCGCCGCGGTACGTGGACGGTGGCGCGGTAGCGCGCGAACACCTCGGGGGCGCAGTAGTTGGGCAGCCAGCCACGGTAGGCGATGCTGGCTGCGCTGAGCGCGAGGCGCGCGCGCTCGGGGTAGCGTACCCCGTACACCGTGGCGCGCAGGCGCAGGGCCCAGATCGGCGTGAGCAGATACTCGGCGAGCTCGGCGCTGCGCTCCTCATCGCCCCAGTTGCCGATCCACACCACGTCGCCGAGCTTGTCCACATCCGGCATCGGCTTGAACAGGCGCGTATCCGCCGCCTCGTGCCACACCCAGGCGTGCTGCGTCCAGCCGGCGTCCTGGTAGAGATCACGCAGCACCTGGCCGAAGGCGAGCACGCCGTCGTAGTCGCGCAGGTCGTAGGCATCCATCGCGCGCCGGTCGGTCACCGCGCGGTGGTGGGTATCGTGGAACAACAGCCGGTAGCGGCGGGTGCGCGCGCGGTGGCGGCCGATGCGCGCCACCAAGTCATGTTCGTTCCACTCGTGCACCAGCACCAGGTCGGCGCCGTCGAGCGCGACGTCCAGGTCCAGCGTCGCCGGATCGTAGCGCAGGCTGCGCAGCCGTGGATAGGCGGCCTGGAAGTCGTCCAGCGCCGCGGGATGCTCCTTCAGCAGGCAGCGCACGCTCCAGGCGTCGGCCGGTTCGTAGATGCGCACGTCGTGCCCGCGCGCGAGCAGTTCGCCGGCGACGCCGCGCAGAAAGTGCGCGTTGCCGTGGTTCCAGTCGGAGACCAGCGAGTGGTAGAAGAACACTATCCGCATGCCTGTTTCCTTTCCGTGGTGATCAGGTCGGCGTAAAGCCGTAGGTAGCCGGCGCCCATGGCGGCGCGGCTGTAGCGTTGGGCGCGCACCAGCGCGGCGCGCGCCATCGTCACGCGGGCGGCCGGATCGTTCATCAAGGCGGTCAGCGTGTAGGCCAAGGCGGCGGGGTCGTCGGGCGGCACGAAATGCGCTGCGCCTGACCACAGCTCGCGCAGGCTGGGGATGTCGCCCAGCACCAGCGGGCAGCCCGACAGCGCCGCCTCCAGGGCGGACAGCCCGAACGGCTCGTAGCGGGCGGGCAGGGCATAGATGCCGGCCTCGCCCAGCCAGCGCGCGAGCATGACGGGCGGTAGCGCGCCGAGCGTGCGCAGGTGTGCGCAGGGTGCCGTGCCGCCGTCGGGCGATTCGGTGTCACCGGCGACGTAGACCGGCCAGGGCAGGCTGGGCGCCACCTGCGCCAGCGCGGCGATGTTCTTGGCCTCGTCCCACAGCCGCCCGGCCGCCATCACGTAGGGCCGCTTGGGGCGGGGGTGGAACAGTCGGGCGTCGCGCCCGTTGTGGATCACGCGCCGGGTGCGCGGGGCATGGCCCGGCCGCAACCGGCGGCGGCGCTCGAAGGCGCCGTAGTAGCGCTCCAATGCGTCGAGCATCGCCGCAGTGGGGGCGACCACCGCCTGCGCGCCGCGCAGCCCGGCGCTGACCTTGGCGCGGTAGCGCGTCCACTCCGCCGGCGCGCTCTCGCCCTTCACCGCCTGCCACCAGGACAGCACGCAGGAGTGCGCCACCACGACGGCGGGCCGCCCCCAATCGAGCGCCCCGTGCGCATAGCCGTTCAGGTGCACGAGGTCGACGTCGTGCGCCTCGGCCAGCCCGCGCAGCCAACCGCCCGCCTGCGCCACGTCCTCCCAGGGCGCCTCCATCCACTCCAGCCGATACGGCCGATGGTGCAGCCGCAGCCCGGGGATGCGTCCCGCCGCCTCGCGCTGCTCGGCGCTCGGGGCCGGTCCCATGGCCGCCAGTTCCACCGCCACGCCCGCCTCGCCCAACAGCGCGCCGAGCTCCAGTGCGTAGGTCCACACGCCGCCGACGGCGTCGGTGGTCATCAATACGCGGCGCGGGCGCGGATGCGGCGGGCGGCGGTCGAAGGCGTGCATGTGCATGGCTAGCGGTGACGCGCGGGGCGTGCCTCGAGTTCGGTCAGGGGACGCGGGCGCTGCTCCTGGATGTCGCTGAAGTGGTCGAACAGGCCGAGGTAATGGTCCACCGCCCGCTCCCAGGCCCGTTCGTCGGGCGCGCCCCACAGCCGTCGGTAATCCGGCGAGCCCGGGTAAGGGAACAGCGGCACCGGCTCGTTGGCCCACACGCCCGCCTGCTGGAGTTCCTCGCGCCAGGCCTGTACCGCCTGCGGGTCATCCACGCCGCTCTCCATCAGGGTGGCCTGCACGAACGGCACGCTGCACTTGGCGTGCACCAGGCGACGGGTGAGGTCCGCGGTGTCCAGCTTGCAGCGCTTGGCGAGCAGGTCGCGCCCGGCGCTCGAGATGCTCTCCACGCCCGCTTCGATGGACACACAGCCCGCCTCGCCCAGCAGGTCCAGCATGTCCAGGCCCCACAGATCGATGCGCGTCTGCACGCCGAACGTCACGGGGCGCCGGACCAGCGCCTGCAGCAGTTCGCGGTTGGGCAGGAAGATCTCGTCCACGAAGTACACGTACTCGACGCCCTGGGCGATGAGGCCGTCCAGTTCCTCCAGCACCACCGCCAGCGGGCGGCGCCGGTAGCGGTCGCGGTAGTTGTCCTTGGCGCAGAAGGTGCAGCTGTAGGGGCAGCCGCGCGAGGCCTCGAGTTCCGCGCCCGGACCCTGCGGCGCCACGTCGAAGCGGTGGTGGTGATGGGCGTGCCGGCGCACGTAGGCCGCCGGCCAGTGCAGCGCGGGCAGTGCGCCCATATTGGCGGCGGCCGGTCCGCCTTGCACATGCACGCGTTCGCCGCGCCAATAGGCCAGGGAGTTGACCTGGTGCCAGCGCTCGCGCGGCGTGCGCGCGAGTTCGGCCAACACCTCTTCGCATTCCCCCAGCACCACGGCGTCCACGCCGAGCTTCGCGAGCGTGGGGCCGGGCGTGGTGGAGGCGTGCGGGCCTACCGCCACCCAGGTGCCGCCGAGCGCGCCGAGGTCCTGCACCGTCTCCTGCGGGACGCGCAGCTCGGGCGGCGCGCAGCGCCAGAACAAGTAGCTCGGCGCGGTGGTGACCACCGTCATCTCCGGCGCGAAAGCGGCGACGCGCCCGCGCAGCGCGTCGCGCGTGAGTCCTTCCATGTGGGCGTCGATCAGTTCGACCTCATGGCCCTCGCGCTCCAACAGGGCGCGGGCGTAGCCATACTCCAGCGGCAGGTGGGGTTCCTGGCAGCCGAAGTAAATGCTGCCCGTGAAGCTCCAGTTCGGATTGACGAGTGCGATCTTCATAGCATCCCCTCGCTGGCGACGCGCTGAGCGGCGGCCCCGAAGCGCGTCTCCAGCAGCCAGTTGTAGAGTTGTTTGACGCCCGCGGCGGGGGCGATGGTCGGCCGCCAGCCCGTGGCCGTCTCCAGGGCGCGCGTATCGGAGGCGTAATAGCGTTGGTCGCCGGGGCGCCATCCGGCGTGCGTCACCGGCGGGCGCTGGCCGTGCAGGCGACCGATGAGCTCGATCAGCTCACGCAGGCTGAGCGTGTGGCGCGCCCCGCCGCCGATGTTGAACGCCCGCCCGCGCAGCGCGTCGATGCGCCCGCGCACCGCGAGCAGCGCCTGTACCAGGTCGTGCACATGCAGCACGTCGCGCACCTGCTTGCCGTCGCCGTACACGTTGAGCGGGGTCCCCTTGATGGCGCTGATGAGAAAGTGCGCCACCCAGCCCTGGTCTTCGGTGCCGAACTGGTGCGGGCCGTACATGCAGCTCATGCGCAGCACGGCGGTGGGCAGGCCGTAGGTGCGGCCGTAATCGATCACGTATTGGTCGGCGGCGCCCTTCGAGCAGCCGTAGGGGCTGTGAAAGTCGAGCGACCGCTCGTCGATGCCGTGGGCGCGTATGGACGGGTCGGCCGGCAGGTAGCGGGTGTCCTCCTCGACCAGCGCGAGGTCGCGCAGGCCGCCGTACACCTTGTTGGTCGAGGTGTATATCAGCGGCACCGGGGTCGGCTGGGCACGCAACGCCTCGAGCAGATTGAGCGTGCCGCGCGCGTTGACCTCGAAGTCGTCCACCGGATCGTGCAGGCTGGTGGTGACCGCGGTCTGGGCGGCAAGGTGAAACACGCTGCCGACGCTCTGCACGCAGTCGCGCACCGCGTAGCGATCGCGCAGATCGGCAACCGCGACCTCCACGCAATCGGGATAACGCTCGCGCAGCCAGGCCAGATTCTCTTCCACCCCTGCGCGGGAGAGGTTGTCGAGGATGCGCACCGGGTGGCCCTGTTCGCACAGGAGCGCGGCGAGGTTGGTGCCCACGAACCCCGCCCCGCCGGTGATCAGCGTCGGCGCGTCGGCGCGCCGCGCGCGTTTGGCCGCGGGTCGGGTGAGGGCGTCGACCCGCCGCACGGAGGGCAGTCCCCCGTCGGCCCACACGCGCGCCAAGAGTTTCGGGCGGCCGTCGGCGCGCTGGATGCCGAAGTGGTACTCGCGCTCGTCGGTGTGAAAGCCGTCCACCGTCGGGCGGCTCTCGTGCAGGTCGTAGGCGCCGTACCAGTACAGGCGTTCGGCGGGCGCCTCCAAGGCGCGCAGAAAGGCCTGCAGTTGACCGAACTCATCGTGGCGCCACGTGGAGTAGCCGGCTTCGGTGATCCACACGCGCGCGTGCGGCGCGCGCCGCGCGAGCACGGCCTGCAAGCTTTCGACCGCCGGCGCCCAGCCCTCCCAGCCGCTGTACTGCCAGGTACCGGGGAAGCCATGCAGACCGACGGCATCGACGTAAGGCAGCAGGCCGTAGTCGGCGATCAGGTTGAGCCACTCCGGGTCGGCGGGGCACATGCCGCCGAGCACGACGCGTTTACCGCGCTGCTGCGCCCAGTAGGCCGCACCGCCGACCATGTGCGCGAACCGCTCCCAGCCGGGATCGAGCCCCCAGTCCCATTCGCTGAGGTTGGTGGGCTCGTTCCACAGTTCCACCCACTCGAAGGCTTGGCCGTAGCGGGTGATCATCACGTCGAGGAAATCCGCGTAGGCCTTGGGATCGCGCGGCGGCGCGCTGGTGCGCGGGGCGATGCCGAGCGATGGCGGGGTGTAGAGGAAACAGGGCAGCAGCTCCACCTCACGGCCGAGGCGCGGCAGCAGCCACGCATACCACTTCTCGCCCTCGCGGGTATGACAGTCGGCCCAGGAGACGCCGGTGCGCAGGTGCTCGACGCCCCAACGGCGCAACTGCTCCAGGGTCTGCTCGACGCGCTCGTGCTCGCCCGGTTGGAACCACTCGAGGATGCCCAGCGTGGGAACGGGCGCGGGCCGTGCGGGCGGCGTCATAGGGCCAGCCCCCGCGCCTTGAGCTCCGCGCGGGCCTGCGCCACGCGGTCCACCGCCACCTCGCCCTCGACCCATTGCGCGAGTTCCGCCAGTCCCTCATCGAAGGACTTGCGCGGGCTGTAGCCGAGCAGGTCGCGGGCGCGCGCGATGTCGGCAAAGCAGTGGCGGATGTCACCCGTGCGAAACTCGCCGGTGATCTCGGGCACCACGTCCTCGCGCCCCAGCACCCGGGCCAGGCGCTCGGCCACCTCGGCGACGGTGTAGTGCTGCCCGCTGCCCACGTTGAACACCCGACCCGGTGCCTGCGCAGATTCCAGCGCGAGCCGCAAGGCTTGCACCACGTCGGAGACGTGCACGAAATCCCGCTGCTGGCGTCCGTCTTCGAAGATCAGGGGTGGGTTGCCGTTCTGCAGACGCGAGGCGAAGATCGCGAGGACCCCCGTATAGGGATTGGACAGCGCCTGGCGTGTGCCGAATACGTTGAACAGCCGCAGGGCCGCCGTGGGGATGCCGTAGGCCTGGCCCACCATCAAGCACAGGCGTTCCTGGTCGTACTTCGACAAGGCGTAGACCGACGACAGCGCGGGCGGTTTCTCCTCCGGCGTGGGGATCGGGCGCAGTGAGCCGCTGCCGTCCGGGGCGGACAATTCCCACTGACCGACACGCAGTTGGTCCAATTGGCGCTCGGCGCCGGGCACCGGATCGCCTTGCGGGTCGAGGTACTGACCCTCGCCGTAGATACTCATGCTCGAGGCCACCACCAGGCGTTCGATGGGCCGTTCGATGAGCGCCTCGAGCAGCACGCCCGTGCCGCGCGTGTTGACGTCCAGGTAATCGGCCACCTGGTACATGCTTTGCCCGACACCCACCAGGGCGGCAAGGTGAAATACGGCGTCCACACCGTCCAGCGCCGTGCGCACCGCCTGCGGGTCGCGCACGTCGCCGATCTGCAGTTCGACGTCGTCGTTCAAGTAGCCCGGGGGGTGGGCGTCGGCGCCGTGGACTTGCGGCGAGAGGTTGTCCAGTACGCGCACGCGGTAGCCGCGTGCCAGGAGATCGTCGGCCAGGTGCGAGCCGATAAAACCGGCGCCCCCTGTTATGAGAACGTGTGTTGCCATCAGTGCTCCTTCCGTGAGCGAGTCAACGTCCGTGTTGGCGGGGCCCATCCTGGGCTCCGGTCGGGAGGCGCTGGCCGGCCTCCCTGGGCAGGCGCCGTTTACAGCGGCTGCGCTGCCGGTCTCAGAACCAAGCGGTTGAGCGCCACCTCCCGTGGCCGCGTCAGCGCGTACAGCACCGCGTCGGCTACGTCCTCGGCGGCCAAGGCACCCCATCCGATGGTCGCCGGTGTCGGTCCGTGTCCGGCGTCGAAAAACGGCGTGTCCACGACGCCCGGCGCGACGCTCAGCACGCGCAGCTGCGGTTGCACCTCCAGGCGCAGGGTCTCGCCGATCATGTCCAGCGCGGCCTTGCTGGCGCCGTAGACCGCGCCGTAGGGATAGGCGTGGCGCGCGGCGACCGAGGACATCAGGACGATGTCGCCTTCCGCGCGCGCGAGCATGTCGGGCAGGAAGGCGCGCAGGACGCGCAACACCCCGACCACGTTCAGGTCGAACAGCGCGGCCCATTTGGCCGGGTCACCCTCGGCGAGACGTTCGTGCAGATGAGCGCCCGCGCACGGGGCCAGCACCGCGGGGGTGTCGAAGTTCGATCGGATCCACGCGTACAGCGTGTCGATATGGTCCGGGTGGGTGACGTCGATGCGGCGGTGGTGTATCGCGGGGGGCAGGTCG contains the following coding sequences:
- a CDS encoding GDP-mannose 4,6-dehydratase gives rise to the protein MTPPARPAPVPTLGILEWFQPGEHERVEQTLEQLRRWGVEHLRTGVSWADCHTREGEKWYAWLLPRLGREVELLPCFLYTPPSLGIAPRTSAPPRDPKAYADFLDVMITRYGQAFEWVELWNEPTNLSEWDWGLDPGWERFAHMVGGAAYWAQQRGKRVVLGGMCPADPEWLNLIADYGLLPYVDAVGLHGFPGTWQYSGWEGWAPAVESLQAVLARRAPHARVWITEAGYSTWRHDEFGQLQAFLRALEAPAERLYWYGAYDLHESRPTVDGFHTDEREYHFGIQRADGRPKLLARVWADGGLPSVRRVDALTRPAAKRARRADAPTLITGGAGFVGTNLAALLCEQGHPVRILDNLSRAGVEENLAWLRERYPDCVEVAVADLRDRYAVRDCVQSVGSVFHLAAQTAVTTSLHDPVDDFEVNARGTLNLLEALRAQPTPVPLIYTSTNKVYGGLRDLALVEEDTRYLPADPSIRAHGIDERSLDFHSPYGCSKGAADQYVIDYGRTYGLPTAVLRMSCMYGPHQFGTEDQGWVAHFLISAIKGTPLNVYGDGKQVRDVLHVHDLVQALLAVRGRIDALRGRAFNIGGGARHTLSLRELIELIGRLHGQRPPVTHAGWRPGDQRYYASDTRALETATGWRPTIAPAAGVKQLYNWLLETRFGAAAQRVASEGML
- a CDS encoding NAD-dependent epimerase/dehydratase family protein; the encoded protein is MATHVLITGGAGFIGSHLADDLLARGYRVRVLDNLSPQVHGADAHPPGYLNDDVELQIGDVRDPQAVRTALDGVDAVFHLAALVGVGQSMYQVADYLDVNTRGTGVLLEALIERPIERLVVASSMSIYGEGQYLDPQGDPVPGAERQLDQLRVGQWELSAPDGSGSLRPIPTPEEKPPALSSVYALSKYDQERLCLMVGQAYGIPTAALRLFNVFGTRQALSNPYTGVLAIFASRLQNGNPPLIFEDGRQQRDFVHVSDVVQALRLALESAQAPGRVFNVGSGQHYTVAEVAERLARVLGREDVVPEITGEFRTGDIRHCFADIARARDLLGYSPRKSFDEGLAELAQWVEGEVAVDRVAQARAELKARGLAL
- a CDS encoding SDR family NAD(P)-dependent oxidoreductase gives rise to the protein MTHGGDNARLDGQVALITGGASGIGRALALALHGAGMRVVVADVQTPIDLPPAIHHRRIDVTHPDHIDTLYAWIRSNFDTPAVLAPCAGAHLHERLAEGDPAKWAALFDLNVVGVLRVLRAFLPDMLARAEGDIVLMSSVAARHAYPYGAVYGASKAALDMIGETLRLEVQPQLRVLSVAPGVVDTPFFDAGHGPTPATIGWGALAAEDVADAVLYALTRPREVALNRLVLRPAAQPL